In Pan paniscus chromosome 1, NHGRI_mPanPan1-v2.0_pri, whole genome shotgun sequence, the DNA window ATCTGTACTTGGCTGCTTCCTGAAAGCAACCTCACTAGCTCTATAGCAGCCAGCTCTTTCCACCTCTCAGCCTTACGCACATGGGTCTCCCCGCCAAGTATATTACCCACCTCCTGTCTCACAATCCCAGCACCTCAAGATCCATCCTTGTCTCCACCCCTGCCTATACACATGCAGGTGCCCCTGGGCCTCACCTCAGGTGTCTGGCCACCTGGTCAATGTTGGACACGTTCAGTTGGTCCTTGATGATGCTGAGATCTCTGTGACCGCTGCTGGCAATGAAGTCACTATCACTCTCCGCATGTTGCTCACCCCAGGCCTTCAGGACCCAAATATCACTTCTAGGCAACTGTTTCTTTTCTCACAAAGGCAATATGATATAGTGCAAAGAGTAAGAGTTTGGGAGCCTAGGTTTGCAAATGAGCTCTGCCACCCTTCATTGtgtgtgacttcaggcaaatCACTTATCGCttctgagctttagtttcttttcctttttttttttttttttttttttttttgagacaagattgtgctctgttgcccaggctggagtgcagtaacaccatcttggctcactgcagccttgacatcccgggctcaagtgctcttcccacatcagcctcctgaatagctgggactacaggtgcgtgccaccacgcctgttcAATTTTTTgcacagatggggtctcactatgctgcccaggcttcttctttttttttttttagagactgggtctttgtcacccaggttggagtgcacaggtgcaatcatagctcactgcagccccgaattcctgagctcaagcaattatcccacctcagcctcccaagtagctgggaatacaggcatgtgccacctcacctattttttttttcactttttgtaaagatggggtctccctgtgttgcccaggctgatctcaaactcctggcctcaagccatcctcccgcttcagcctcccaaagtgctgggattacaggcatgagccactatgcccggcctttAATTTCCTCTTGTGCAAAATGGAGATTTTGCCCACCTCCTCAGGCTGTGTGAGGATTAGAATAAGAAGTTGCTGCCATCCACTTatgaatattttatctcattcagTCCCAGCTGTAAATACCATTTGTGACCATCCTCTTCAGCTCTCCCTGCTTCCCTAGCCCAGCCCTCACTCCTGTTCTCTAGGCCGGAGGAACAACCGCCTGCTGGACAtggcttcctttcttccctcttcctaCAAAGCTCTTCTCTTTCATCTCCCTGAAAACTGCTCCTCATACTACAACACGCAGATCAAACCACTTTCTCCAAGAAGCTTTTCCTGTCCCCAGGCTAGGCAGGTGTTTCCTCTGGGTTTCAGTAGCCCTCATGGGCTGATGATCTCTATCACAAATGGCAGTGGAAGTGCCCAGCCCGTGACTGGAATCTCCTGCATGGAGCCACGTGCAACCCACCAGTGGGCTAGGGCCCTCTGCCAAGCAGGGACAGATCCCTCTCTCCTACCATCACCTTACCTGGGCCCACCACCTCTCATCTGGAATATCTCCTGTTCTGGCAAATCACACCTGGGCTCCTCCAAGGCAAAGTGCAGGACCCTGGGGCTACACTGGACCCAAGCTTGGGCCTGGTCCCTGCAGAAGGTGCACAGGAAGGAAGCTGAGAGGCTCCTTTCTGGAAACCACAGAAAAGGCAACCCTGGCTCCTTGTTAGGGACAGGGCTAGCCCACCTGGTATCTAGGGAAAGGGCCCAGGCCTGAAGCTCCCACCTGCCctcacagatggctttgtggcgGAGACCCTGGAGCAACTGCCGGAGCTCCTGGCGCAAGAGGTCCTTTAGGAGAGGCGGTGGTGCCAGAAGAGAAGAGGGGTCAGAGATGGGGCGGGAGCTGGGGGCTTGAGAGGATCGAGCCTCTTGGAGCAGTGCCCGTAACATCGCCACCTGCAAGGAGAGCTGGGATACCTTGCGACTGGGGAGGGGAGTGACCGGaatggtgggggctgggggagtgaGGGAGAGGGCGGAGTCAAAGGGGAGACCAGGACAGGATCTCGGGAGTTACCCGGCAGGGCCAGGGACCCGCAGGAGGTGGGAAATCACCCGAGTCGTGGGGCAGGCCAGGGGCGTGGCCCAccttccctctccccacctccgcCCGCAGCTCCAGGCTCAGGTCCACCGCCGCCTCCCCCAGAATCCTCTTCACTTCGGGTCGCTCCCGGAGCGGAACGTGCTCCTCCACCAGCTCCCACAGCGAGGGGGAGTGCCGGAGCATGACCCATCGACGCCACCGTCCCCGGCTCGGACCTACGGGCCGCAGGTCAGAGTGCAGGAGGTACCGCGGGCCCGCCGGCAACGCTCACCAAACCCCGCCCCTCTATGGGCTCCGCCCTCTCCCAAGCCCCACCCGTGCTCTGCCGCTGGTCCCCTCGGCTGGGATTGCCCGTTCCGGAACTGCCAGTCCTTAGCGCTCTCTTCTGCCCGGCTTTTGGCCGACTCGGATGCCGGGGGCCCAGAAACCAGGCAGTGAGAACCAGGGCCCTAGCCCCACCTCTTCCGCGTGGCCATCACCCGGGAAACCACGCCGCGATTCTAGGGCCCCGCCCCCTCCTGTGTTTGGTCCGGCGGGCGGCGCGTGCCGGCTGGGAGTTCAGACTCACCTCGGCGCTCCACCGAGCCCTGACCCAAGCACTTTGGGCTCGGCCCTGGGCACCTTTAGGCCTCAGGGAACGTGTTAAGACCTGAGAAATCTGGGTCCACGGGTTTATTACTTCGTCGCCTCCACTGTCCCGGAAGCAGTGCAAGGACAAACTTCCCCTTAAGGCCAGTGAAAGCCTAGGGAGTGGCAGCGCTTGGAGAACCAGGATGGCCCGGGTCAGGTTTACTTATTGGGCCAGGTACCCCAAGTGCCCTTCCACCACAACACACTCAGGGTAACCACGTTCAGGGAcccgacccccacccccaaacagaCAAGGGAGCTGCTCCATTCACGTTTTTTACTAAAGCACCCACACAAGTTTCTGTGCAATGTACAAACACAAGCCGGCCCTGGGGCTCCTGCCTCCTCTCTTAGACAGGGAGGCGGGAACCAGATTTACTGATCCAAGCCCCACCTGCCTCCCATGCAAAGGCCAACCCCAAGATCCCAGGCAGCGACACAGCATCCCCTCTGGTCCCCTCCTGGGGCTGCTCCTCAGCAGGGGGCGCACCAAAGCTTGCCCCCTacaatgttgaatgaaaaagGTTTCCCCTCCCCTGGGAGCAAGGGGGTTCCCAAGAGCTGAGAATTCCCCCTGGAAGAGACACTGCCCCCTAGACATACCTCCCACCCTTCCAGGCCCTAGGGGACTCAagggggggaaactgaggcacagagaggtggagTGACCTAGCCCAGGCCACTCTGCGAGGCAGTGCAGGGGCTGGCCCGACCCTGACAGTGACTGGGGCTGGGCTAGGGGGAGGGGGTCGGGAAGGAGGGTTGACTCCAAAGAGGGCCACACTTGAAGAGCCTGCCCAGGCAGGAGGCCCCCCAAAGTGGGTTCTGAAACTTCCAGGTGTAGCTAGGGGGCCTAGTGAAGACCCTTGGAAAACAGAGCCCAGTCTCAGTCCTGGAGGTCCTCCACAGAGCAGCTGCCAGCCAGGCTGTGGTCAGTCCTCTGGCAGGCAGTCTTCGGCACCGAGAGCCTCTGTCCATTAGTGTCAGCCCCGAGGGGGCCACGATGGGGGCCGCCCAATGTCCACTGTGATATTGGTGAAGAGTGGTTGCCGAGACACCTCCAAGACCTGGTACCGCACTGACCCAATGCCGTCCCGCTTCATGGTCAGCTTCGTGTTTTGAATCTTGGTAAACCTAGATAGGATGGAAATGGTCCACATCAGGGCTAACaactgtaaactaaaaataaaatcctacacCCCCCAACCAACTAAATGGACCCCcttttggccaaggggaccccagggAACCTTAAAAACAGGGTTTCCAGCTATGATGGGAAGGGACGTCAAACATGCCATGTTATGCCCACGCCCTTTTGCAGCTTAGACACAACAAATGACCAACATTAACGTCAAAGCAGAGATCACAAGACTGACAGAATGCATTATTTGTGTCAATTAGATACCTAATTATAAATAGGATCTAAGGCCATgccaggcaagggttaagtcaTGCACCTCTGCACTTAAAGAAGAGACTATGCTCTAACTGCTGcgaggattttctttttctgtagcaGCTAAACAAGTACAGGACTTGAGATAaccaatattaaaacaatttgtaTAATGTGgtaatataaataatagaaaaaaatttgcagCTCACCCACTGCCAGATGCTGACCCCTACACCCCTGTTCCACAAGCCATAATTATAGCTTTGGTGGGACAAGAGACTGATctcagtaactttctcctgataagaCCATCGGCCATGGACTGGTTCTAGCCGGTTTACAGAGGCTGCACACTTgagtgcttttgtttttttgacgtATACGGCCTAACTGcgatacatttaaatattaagtctccaccccaaggTGAACATGGATGGTATATAACATGCATGTTTGTTCAATATGCATATGTCAGGACTCCCTCCGTAAATATTCGTAGCTCCTCCGGTAACCTGTTGACCAATCCATTCAACTAAAATTCCTATctcactcctccctccctcaaAGTGCCTGTTAAGGCTTTGGCTGGAGGCTCTGCTTCCTAGCCAGTGGGATGGCCAGCCTGCAGGTTGTAACcctttataaaagagaaataaagtctccttttcaaatttattgatctagtgattttttttttttttttttgagacagagtacaatggcaccacctcggctcactgcaccctccacttcccaggttcaagcgattctcctgcctcagccttctgagtagctgggattacagatgcctgccactgcgccagctgatttttgtatttttagtagagatggggtttcaccatgttggtcaggctggtctcgaactcctaacctcaggtgatccacccgccttgaccacccaaagtgctgggattataggtgtgagccacctcatccaGCTGATCTAGTGATTTTTAAGTTAACACCACCAAACCCAATATGGGATCTCTGGGGCCTAGGCTTAAGCCATCCTGGCTCCTTCCAGGGTTGATTTGGCAGGAGCCCTTCTGCTCCTGCATTGGCCCTCAAAACAGAGATGTCAACTGCTCCAGTCAGAAAACAGACGTCTGACACCCTCACAAATCTCTCAgctcagacctttttttttttttttttttttttttttttttgagacagagtcttgctctgttgcctaggctggaatacagtggcgcgatctcggctcactgcaacctctgcctcctgggttcaagcgattctcctgccttagcctcctgagtagctgagactacaggtgcacaccaccatgtccggctttttgttttggttttttgagacgcTCTCTTTTTtgagagtcatgctctgttgcccaggatggagtacagtagtgcaatctcagctcactgcaacctctgcctcctgggttcaagaggttGCCTcccaacctcctgcctcagcctcccgagtaggtgggattacaggcgcccaccaccacacccagctaatttttttggtatttttagtagagatggggttcaccattttggccaggctggtctcgaactactgacctcaggtgatctgcccacattggcctcccaaagtgcaggaattacaggcatgagccaccgtgccccgtcttttttttttttttttgtatttttggtagagacaaggtttcactatgtcggccaggctggtctcgagctcctgacctcaagtgatctgcctgcctcagtcttccaaagtgctgggattacagacgtgagctacggTGTGAGGTCAGCTCAGACCTTTCTAAGCCAGGCATCCCACAGGCACCTCAAGCGCAATCAGATGCATCATTTTTACTCCCCAAGCCTGTGCCATTTTCTCTGTTCCTCGTTCTTTAGTGACTCTCTTGCcagctatttattgagcaccaccATGTGCCAGGCTGTGCTCTAAGCACCAAGGCTACCGCCATGGCCATGACAGGTGGGGTCCTTCATCTCAGGGCAAGTTGGCTTCTCTAGGGGAGGCAGGTAACAGAGAAAACATCGGAGTGCTAAGAGAGACAAGAGGGCATATGTGACACTGAGCTAAGGGCAGGGGCAAAGCACTCCAGGTAGAGGTCAGAGCACATGGTGACCCTAAATTGGGAATAAGATTTTGCACAGCTGAGTGGCTAAACCTGAATGGGGCACGTGGAAAAGCAGAATATTAGCTTGGAGGTTCAAGTACACCGTGCAAGGGCAGGGCTCTAAGTCAGAGCGAGCAGCTCATGTTTTCATTCTCACAGAATGAAATGTGTAAAGGCTCTGAGAAATGTTTA includes these proteins:
- the CCDC24 gene encoding coiled-coil domain-containing protein 24 isoform X12; translation: MLRHSPSLWELVEEHVPLRERPEVKRILGEAAVDLSLELRAEVAMLRALLQEARSSQAPSSRPISDPSSLLAPPPLLKDLLRQELRQLLQGLRHKAICEGRDQAQAWVQCSPRVLHFALEEPRCDLPEQEIFQMRGGGPSSGHRDLSIIKDQLNVSNIDQVARHLRGLLEEECHTLEREILILQRCLEEEYMRPCHPSEAALEPTLAELKEQKKAMEQELQASVGPSCVSPNHRQRPLGSSTQGLRPLRPLCGVAPLQCCLPAPPLPYLRPRGQSATHRWGWQLQCSPREGPASTPMSSAAPQAPA
- the CCDC24 gene encoding coiled-coil domain-containing protein 24 isoform X11, whose product is MLRHSPSLWELVEEHVPLRERPEVKRILGEAAVDLSLELRAEVAMLRALLQEARSSQAPSSRPISDPSSLLAPPPLLKDLLRQELRQLLQGLRHKAICEGRDQAQAWVQCSPRVLHFALEEPRCDLPEQEIFQMRGGGPSGHRDLSIIKDQLNVSNIDQVARHLRGLLEEECHTLEREILILQRCLEEEYMRPCHPSEAALEPTLAELKEQKKAMEQELQASVGPSCVSPNHSGPWGPPHRASDPCVPSAGLHLSSAACLHLLCPTFDLEASQLPTAGDGSFSAAPGKGQLPHPCPVQHPKPQPEGLVTE
- the CCDC24 gene encoding coiled-coil domain-containing protein 24 isoform X8, whose amino-acid sequence is MLRHSPSLWELVEEHVPLRERPEVKRILGEAAVDLSLELRAEVAMLRALLQEARSSQAPSSRPISDPSSLLAPPPLLKDLLRQELRQLLQGLRHKAICEGRWELQAWALSLDTRDQAQAWVQCSPRVLHFALEEPRCDLPEQEIFQMRGGGPSSGHRDLSIIKDQLNVSNIDQVARHLRGLLEEECHTLEREILILQRCLEEEYMRPCHPSEAALEPTLAELKEQKKAMEQELQASVGPSCVSPNHSGPWGPPHRASDPCVPSAGLHLSSAACLHLLCPTFDLEASQLPTAGDGSFSAAPGKGQLPHPCPVQHPKPQPEGLVTE
- the CCDC24 gene encoding coiled-coil domain-containing protein 24 isoform X9 yields the protein MLRHSPSLWELVEEHVPLRERPEVKRILGEAAVDLSLELRAEVAMLRALLQEARSSQAPSSRPISDPSSLLAPPPLLKDLLRQELRQLLQGLRHKAICEGRWELQAWALSLDTRDQAQAWVQCSPRVLHFALEEPRCDLPEQEIFQMRGGGPSGHRDLSIIKDQLNVSNIDQVARHLRGLLEEECHTLEREILILQRCLEEEYMRPCHPSEAALEPTLAELKEQKKAMEQELQASVGPSCVSPNHRQRPLGSSTQGLRPLRPLCGVAPLQCCLPAPPLPYLRPRGQSATHRWGWQLQCSPREGPASTPMSSAAPQAPA
- the CCDC24 gene encoding coiled-coil domain-containing protein 24 isoform X1; amino-acid sequence: MGHAPALPLAVGAGGGARSAPGATRSEEDSGGGGGGPEPGAAGGAPTIPVTPLPSRKVSQLSLQVAMLRALLQEARSSQAPSSRPISDPSSLLAPPPLLKDLLRQELRQLLQGLRHKAICEGRWELQAWALSLDTRDQAQAWVQCSPRVLHFALEEPRCDLPEQEIFQMRGGGPSSGHRDLSIIKDQLNVSNIDQVARHLRGLLEEECHTLEREILILQRCLEEEYMRPCHPSEAALEPTLAELKEQKKAMEQELQASVGPSCVSPNHSGPWGPPHRASDPCVPSAGLHLSSAACLHLLCPTFDLEASQLPTAGDGSFSAAPGKGQLPHPCPVQHPKPQPEGLVTE
- the CCDC24 gene encoding coiled-coil domain-containing protein 24 isoform X10, translating into MLRHSPSLWELVEEHVPLRERPEVKRILGEAAVDLSLELRAEVAMLRALLQEARSSQAPSSRPISDPSSLLAPPPLLKDLLRQELRQLLQGLRHKAICEGRDQAQAWVQCSPRVLHFALEEPRCDLPEQEIFQMRGGGPSSGHRDLSIIKDQLNVSNIDQVARHLRGLLEEECHTLEREILILQRCLEEEYMRPCHPSEAALEPTLAELKEQKKAMEQELQASVGPSCVSPNHSGPWGPPHRASDPCVPSAGLHLSSAACLHLLCPTFDLEASQLPTAGDGSFSAAPGKGQLPHPCPVQHPKPQPEGLVTE
- the CCDC24 gene encoding coiled-coil domain-containing protein 24 isoform X13 is translated as MLRHSPSLWELVEEHVPLRERPEVKRILGEAAVDLSLELRAEVAMLRALLQEARSSQAPSSRPISDPSSLLAPPPLLKDLLRQELRQLLQGLRHKAICEGRDQAQAWVQCSPRVLHFALEEPRCDLPEQEIFQMRGGGPSGHRDLSIIKDQLNVSNIDQVARHLRGLLEEECHTLEREILILQRCLEEEYMRPCHPSEAALEPTLAELKEQKKAMEQELQASVGPSCVSPNHRQRPLGSSTQGLRPLRPLCGVAPLQCCLPAPPLPYLRPRGQSATHRWGWQLQCSPREGPASTPMSSAAPQAPA
- the CCDC24 gene encoding coiled-coil domain-containing protein 24 isoform X15, which translates into the protein MLRHSPSLWELVEEHVPLRERPEVKRILGEAAVDLSLELRAEVGRGKDLLRQELRQLLQGLRHKAICEGRWELQAWALSLDTRDQAQAWVQCSPRVLHFALEEPRCDLPEQEIFQMRGGGPSSGHRDLSIIKDQLNVSNIDQVARHLRGLLEEECHTLEREILILQRCLEEEYMRPCHPSEAALEPTLAELKEQKKAMEQELQASVGPSCVSPNHSGPWGPPHRASDPCVPSAGLHLSSAACLHLLCPTFDLEASQLPTAGDGSFSAAPGKGQLPHPCPVQHPKPQPEGLVTE
- the CCDC24 gene encoding coiled-coil domain-containing protein 24 isoform X17 — protein: MLRHSPSLWELVEEHVPLRERPEVKRILGEAAVDLSLELRAEDLLRQELRQLLQGLRHKAICEGRWELQAWALSLDTRDQAQAWVQCSPRVLHFALEEPRCDLPEQEIFQMRGGGPSSGHRDLSIIKDQLNVSNIDQVARHLRGLLEEECHTLEREILILQRCLEEEYMRPCHPSEAALEPTLAELKEQKKAMEQELQASVGPSCVSPNHRQRPLGSSTQGLRPLRPLCGVAPLQCCLPAPPLPYLRPRGQSATHRWGWQLQCSPREGPASTPMSSAAPQAPA
- the CCDC24 gene encoding coiled-coil domain-containing protein 24 isoform X6 — its product is MGHAPALPLAVGAGGGARSAPGATRSEEDSGGGGGGPEPGAAGGAPTIPVTPLPSRKVSQLSLQVAMLRALLQEARSSQAPSSRPISDPSSLLAPPPLLKDLLRQELRQLLQGLRHKAICEGRDQAQAWVQCSPRVLHFALEEPRCDLPEQEIFQMRGGGPSGHRDLSIIKDQLNVSNIDQVARHLRGLLEEECHTLEREILILQRCLEEEYMRPCHPSEAALEPTLAELKEQKKAMEQELQASVGPSCVSPNHSGPWGPPHRASDPCVPSAGLHLSSAACLHLLCPTFDLEASQLPTAGDGSFSAAPGKGQLPHPCPVQHPKPQPEGLVTE
- the CCDC24 gene encoding coiled-coil domain-containing protein 24 isoform X4; the encoded protein is MGHAPALPLAVGAGGGARSAPGATRSEEDSGGGGGGPEPGAAGGAPTIPVTPLPSRKVSQLSLQVAMLRALLQEARSSQAPSSRPISDPSSLLAPPPLLKDLLRQELRQLLQGLRHKAICEGRWELQAWALSLDTRDQAQAWVQCSPRVLHFALEEPRCDLPEQEIFQMRGGGPSGHRDLSIIKDQLNVSNIDQVARHLRGLLEEECHTLEREILILQRCLEEEYMRPCHPSEAALEPTLAELKEQKKAMEQELQASVGPSCVSPNHRQRPLGSSTQGLRPLRPLCGVAPLQCCLPAPPLPYLRPRGQSATHRWGWQLQCSPREGPASTPMSSAAPQAPA
- the CCDC24 gene encoding coiled-coil domain-containing protein 24 isoform X3, with product MGHAPALPLAVGAGGGARSAPGATRSEEDSGGGGGGPEPGAAGGAPTIPVTPLPSRKVSQLSLQVAMLRALLQEARSSQAPSSRPISDPSSLLAPPPLLKDLLRQELRQLLQGLRHKAICEGRWELQAWALSLDTRDQAQAWVQCSPRVLHFALEEPRCDLPEQEIFQMRGGGPSSGHRDLSIIKDQLNVSNIDQVARHLRGLLEEECHTLEREILILQRCLEEEYMRPCHPSEAALEPTLAELKEQKKAMEQELQASVGPSCVSPNHRQRPLGSSTQGLRPLRPLCGVAPLQCCLPAPPLPYLRPRGQSATHRWGWQLQCSPREGPASTPMSSAAPQAPA
- the CCDC24 gene encoding coiled-coil domain-containing protein 24 isoform X2, which translates into the protein MGHAPALPLAVGAGGGARSAPGATRSEEDSGGGGGGPEPGAAGGAPTIPVTPLPSRKVSQLSLQVAMLRALLQEARSSQAPSSRPISDPSSLLAPPPLLKDLLRQELRQLLQGLRHKAICEGRWELQAWALSLDTRDQAQAWVQCSPRVLHFALEEPRCDLPEQEIFQMRGGGPSGHRDLSIIKDQLNVSNIDQVARHLRGLLEEECHTLEREILILQRCLEEEYMRPCHPSEAALEPTLAELKEQKKAMEQELQASVGPSCVSPNHSGPWGPPHRASDPCVPSAGLHLSSAACLHLLCPTFDLEASQLPTAGDGSFSAAPGKGQLPHPCPVQHPKPQPEGLVTE
- the CCDC24 gene encoding coiled-coil domain-containing protein 24 isoform X5, coding for MGHAPALPLAVGAGGGARSAPGATRSEEDSGGGGGGPEPGAAGGAPTIPVTPLPSRKVSQLSLQVAMLRALLQEARSSQAPSSRPISDPSSLLAPPPLLKDLLRQELRQLLQGLRHKAICEGRDQAQAWVQCSPRVLHFALEEPRCDLPEQEIFQMRGGGPSSGHRDLSIIKDQLNVSNIDQVARHLRGLLEEECHTLEREILILQRCLEEEYMRPCHPSEAALEPTLAELKEQKKAMEQELQASVGPSCVSPNHSGPWGPPHRASDPCVPSAGLHLSSAACLHLLCPTFDLEASQLPTAGDGSFSAAPGKGQLPHPCPVQHPKPQPEGLVTE
- the CCDC24 gene encoding coiled-coil domain-containing protein 24 isoform X14; this encodes MGHAPALPLAVGAGGGARSAPGATRSEEDSGGGGGGPEPGAAGGAPTIPVTPLPSRKVSQLSLQVAMLRALLQEARSSQAPSSRPISDPSSLLAPPPLLKDLLRQELRQLLQGLRHKAICEGSGHRDLSIIKDQLNVSNIDQVARHLRGLLEEECHTLEREILILQRCLEEEYMRPCHPSEAALEPTLAELKEQKKAMEQELQASVGPSCVSPNHSGPWGPPHRASDPCVPSAGLHLSSAACLHLLCPTFDLEASQLPTAGDGSFSAAPGKGQLPHPCPVQHPKPQPEGLVTE
- the CCDC24 gene encoding coiled-coil domain-containing protein 24 isoform X7; protein product: MGHAPALPLAVGAGGGARSAPGATRSEEDSGGGGGGPEPGAAGGAPTIPVTPLPSRKVSQLSLQVAMLRALLQEARSSQAPSSRPISDPSSLLAPPPLLKDLLRQELRQLLQGLRHKAICEGRDQAQAWVQCSPRVLHFALEEPRCDLPEQEIFQMRGGGPSGHRDLSIIKDQLNVSNIDQVARHLRGLLEEECHTLEREILILQRCLEEEYMRPCHPSEAALEPTLAELKEQKKAMEQELQASVGPSCVSPNHRQRPLGSSTQGLRPLRPLCGVAPLQCCLPAPPLPYLRPRGQSATHRWGWQLQCSPREGPASTPMSSAAPQAPA